CTGGCGCAGCGCGAGGGCCTCGACCTGGCGCGCTGCTCCGCCTACAGCGACTCGATCAACGACCTGCCGATGCTGACCGCCGTCGGGCACCCGCACGCGGTCAATCCGGACGGCGCGCTCCGCGACCACGCGAAGGCGAACGACTGGCCCGTCCACGACTTCCGGACGGGACGCAAGGTCACGATGGTCGCGCTCCCCGCCGCCGCCGGGGCCGGAGCCCTCGCGGGCGGCGTCGCGGCGGGAATGGCGCTGCGCAAGCACTACCGGTCATGACATGCCGTACCTGCCGCCCCGCGACTGGTACGCCACGCTCCCGACCGCGCACGTGTCCGCCGGTGCCCTGCTGACCGACGACCGCGACCGCGTCCTGCTCGTCAAGCCGAACTACCGCCCGTACTGGCAGATCCCGGGCGGCGCGATGGACGCGGGCGAAGCGCCGCACCGGGTCGCCGAACGGGAGATCCGCGAGGAGCTCGGGCTGCCGATCGAGGCGCGGCGGCTGCTCGTCGTCGACGTCGTCCCGCCGAACGCCGACATGCCCCGGCCGATGATCCACTTCACCTTCGACGGCGGCACCGTCGCCGACCCGTCCGCGATCCGCCTGGAAGAGGACGAACTGGACGCGTTCGCCTTCTTCACGTGGGCCGACGCCGAGGCGAGCCTCACCCCCGCGCTCGGCCCGCGCGTCCCCGCCGCGCGTCGCGCGCGTGAACGCGGGGAGACGGTCTATCTTCCGGCCGC
The nucleotide sequence above comes from Actinomadura algeriensis. Encoded proteins:
- a CDS encoding NUDIX domain-containing protein, with protein sequence MPYLPPRDWYATLPTAHVSAGALLTDDRDRVLLVKPNYRPYWQIPGGAMDAGEAPHRVAEREIREELGLPIEARRLLVVDVVPPNADMPRPMIHFTFDGGTVADPSAIRLEEDELDAFAFFTWADAEASLTPALGPRVPAARRARERGETVYLPAAP